One stretch of Bombus pascuorum chromosome 14, iyBomPasc1.1, whole genome shotgun sequence DNA includes these proteins:
- the LOC132914247 gene encoding peroxidase-like isoform X2, translating into MGVDVFTFLYENLRVDHFKKSYLAGGLMAGSVATLAILWVSLQTMGFLGNSHAIGAYKLPMSVQNYLASYTGILSGLPMSNDPYEGGVVDTGRFHNRRYPHIDEAVLNNSITFAQSLIDRMSTLERNIANAGVELMAHTPAGKQFLDSYPSEDAFERGLDAIVAMKASSYLLHQNCRRFGLEKDDCARYISTLSLQGTSLDSACPTLRQPICDLTAKYRSIDGACNNVENPSWGSAMTAYTRILFPQYFDGIQEPRRMGQMRKPLPGARSVSVALSTPNDQSDVSRTLTVVQWAQFIANDISHTPMRKMVSSGKPISCCRSDGNALSPRYMHPDCSAIMVPDRDPVYGQHYVRCMNYVRSLPVLKSDCTFGPIEQMNQASHFLDGSTIYGSTLKKSRELREFEGGRLRVHRGNDHDFLPIAEDSSECKDGCYDSGDNRVNTHPQLAAIHTIWHREHNRIAKKLAELNPHWSDETLYQEARRIVIAEIQHITYKEWLPILLGKRYTRAIGLAIGNSYSRNYNSEDEPAVSNEVATAALRFMNSLLQGKISLTDNKRQINKTVSLAEYFYKPNIIESHEIFDGLLRGMATQTSQKMDISIIEDITSKLFATNQDSLGLDAISLDIQRGRDHGLPGYNHYRKYCGLPAAKSFDDFLDYIPMEMTKKLRTIYAHPDDVDLIIGGMAERPTEDGLLGLTFRCLISEQFSRTRRTDRYFYDSANQPQPFTVEQLAEIRNVTLARIFCDNGNNITEMQPNVFLRPQAGNELRSCTMFEAIPSVDLFAWAERAKAYR; encoded by the exons GTATCCTTTCAGGTTTGCCGATGTCGAACGACCCTTACGAGGGCGGCGTCGTAGACACAGGTCGTTTCCATAATCGACGTTACCCTCACATTGACGAGGCGGTCTTGAACAACTCGATCACTTTCGCGCAAAGCTTGATCGATCGTATGAGCACCCTCGAAAGGAATATCGCGAATGCTGGCGTCGAATTGATGGCTCACACGCCGGCTGGAAAACAATTCCTTGATTCATATCCTTCCGAGGATGCTTTCGAGAGAGGCCTCGACGCCATTGTGGCGATGAAAGCTTCGTCCTATCTCCTTCATCAGAACTGTCGCAG ATTTGGTTTGGAGAAAGATGATTGCGCTCGTTATATATCAACGTTGTCGCTCCAGGGGACTTCGTTGGACTCGGCTTGTCCGACGTTGCGACAACCGATTTGCGATCTCACGGCCAAGTACCGAAGCATCGACGGTGCTTGCAACAACGTCGAAAATCCAAGCTGGGGTAGTGCGATGACCGCGTACACCAGAATTCTCTTCCCCCAATATTTTGATG GAATTCAAGAACCGAGACGCATGGGACAAATGAGAAAGCCGCTGCCAGGTGCCAGAAGCGTAAGCGTGGCTTTATCGACACCCAACGATCAATCGGATGTCAGCAGAACGTTGACGGTAGTGCAATGGGCGCAATTTATCGCGAATGATATTTCGCATACTCCAATGCGTAAGATGG TATCGTCGGGAAAACCGATCTCATGCTGTCGATCAGACGGAAATGCCTTGTCTCCTCGATACATGCATCCCGATTGTTCCGCGATTATGGTACCCGATCGAGATCCCGTCTATGGCCAACATTACGTACGATGCATGAATTACGTGCGATCGTTGCCGGTCCTTAAGTCAGATTGTACTTTCGGGCCTATAGAACAG ATGAATCAAGCGAGTCATTTCTTGGATGGTTCTACGATCTATGGTTCTACGTTGAAGAAATCTCGCGAGCTTCGTGAGTTCGAAGGAGGTCGGCTGCGCGTTCACAGGGGCAACGACCACGATTTCTTGCCAATTGCCGAAGACTCTTCAGAATGCAAGGATGGGTGTTACGATTCTG GTGATAATCGTGTAAATACGCATCCACAACTTGCTGCGATACACACTATCTGGCACCGTGAACACAACAGAATCGCCAAAAAACTCGCCGAGTTGAATCCTCACTGGTCGGACGAGACGCTGTATCAGGAAGCCAGACGTATAGTAATTGCTGAAATTCAGCATATCACGTATAAAGAGTGGCTGCCGATATTACTGGGCAAGAGGTACACTCGGGCGATTGGTCTCGCCATTGGAAATAGCTACAGCCGTAACTACAACTCCGAGGATGAGCCAGCAGTCAGTAACGAAGTCGCGACAGCAGCTTTGCGTTTTATGAATTCCTTGTTGCAAGGAAAGATCAG CTTGACAGACAATAAACGGCAGATCAACAAAACAGTTTCATTGgcggaatatttttataaaccaAATATAATCGAGTCGCATGAAATATTCGATGGTTTACTGCGTGGTATGGCTACTCAGACTAGTCAGAAGATGGATATTAGCATAATTGAAGAC ATAACAAGTAAACTGTTCGCTACAAATCAGGACAGCCTAGGTTTAGATGCTATCAGCTTGGATATTCAGCGTGGCCGTGATCACGGTTTACCCGGATATAATCATTATCGCAAATATTGCGGCCTTCCAGCTGCGAAGAGTTTCGATGATTTCCTAGATTACATTCCAATGGAG ATGACGAAGAAATTGCGTACAATTTACGCCCATCCAGATGACGTTGATCTTATCATTGGGGGTATGGCTGAGAGACCAACGGAAGACGGGTTATTAGGTCTAACTTTCCGTTGTTTGATCTCCGAACAATTTTCCAGAACTCGTCGCACCGACAGATATTTCTACGATTCTGCAAATCAGCCACAACCTTTCACAGTTG AACAATTGGCAGAAATACGCAATGTAACATTAGCAAGAATATTTTGCGATAATGGTAACAACATCACAGAAATGCAACCGAATGTATTCCTCCGACCACAAGCAGG AAACGAGTTGCGATCCTGTACGATGTTTGAAGCGATCCCCAGCGTGGACTTATTTGCCTGGGCAGAAAGAGCCAAGGCTTATCGTTGA
- the LOC132914247 gene encoding peroxidase-like isoform X4, whose amino-acid sequence MAGSVATLAILWVSLQTMGFLGNSHAIGAYKLPMSVQNYLASYTGILSGLPMSNDPYEGGVVDTGRFHNRRYPHIDEAVLNNSITFAQSLIDRMSTLERNIANAGVELMAHTPAGKQFLDSYPSEDAFERGLDAIVAMKASSYLLHQNCRRFGLEKDDCARYISTLSLQGTSLDSACPTLRQPICDLTAKYRSIDGACNNVENPSWGSAMTAYTRILFPQYFDGIQEPRRMGQMRKPLPGARSVSVALSTPNDQSDVSRTLTVVQWAQFIANDISHTPMRKMVSSGKPISCCRSDGNALSPRYMHPDCSAIMVPDRDPVYGQHYVRCMNYVRSLPVLKSDCTFGPIEQMNQASHFLDGSTIYGSTLKKSRELREFEGGRLRVHRGNDHDFLPIAEDSSECKDGCYDSGDNRVNTHPQLAAIHTIWHREHNRIAKKLAELNPHWSDETLYQEARRIVIAEIQHITYKEWLPILLGKRYTRAIGLAIGNSYSRNYNSEDEPAVSNEVATAALRFMNSLLQGKISLTDNKRQINKTVSLAEYFYKPNIIESHEIFDGLLRGMATQTSQKMDISIIEDITSKLFATNQDSLGLDAISLDIQRGRDHGLPGYNHYRKYCGLPAAKSFDDFLDYIPMEMTKKLRTIYAHPDDVDLIIGGMAERPTEDGLLGLTFRCLISEQFSRTRRTDRYFYDSANQPQPFTVEQLAEIRNVTLARIFCDNGNNITEMQPNVFLRPQAGNELRSCTMFEAIPSVDLFAWAERAKAYR is encoded by the exons GTATCCTTTCAGGTTTGCCGATGTCGAACGACCCTTACGAGGGCGGCGTCGTAGACACAGGTCGTTTCCATAATCGACGTTACCCTCACATTGACGAGGCGGTCTTGAACAACTCGATCACTTTCGCGCAAAGCTTGATCGATCGTATGAGCACCCTCGAAAGGAATATCGCGAATGCTGGCGTCGAATTGATGGCTCACACGCCGGCTGGAAAACAATTCCTTGATTCATATCCTTCCGAGGATGCTTTCGAGAGAGGCCTCGACGCCATTGTGGCGATGAAAGCTTCGTCCTATCTCCTTCATCAGAACTGTCGCAG ATTTGGTTTGGAGAAAGATGATTGCGCTCGTTATATATCAACGTTGTCGCTCCAGGGGACTTCGTTGGACTCGGCTTGTCCGACGTTGCGACAACCGATTTGCGATCTCACGGCCAAGTACCGAAGCATCGACGGTGCTTGCAACAACGTCGAAAATCCAAGCTGGGGTAGTGCGATGACCGCGTACACCAGAATTCTCTTCCCCCAATATTTTGATG GAATTCAAGAACCGAGACGCATGGGACAAATGAGAAAGCCGCTGCCAGGTGCCAGAAGCGTAAGCGTGGCTTTATCGACACCCAACGATCAATCGGATGTCAGCAGAACGTTGACGGTAGTGCAATGGGCGCAATTTATCGCGAATGATATTTCGCATACTCCAATGCGTAAGATGG TATCGTCGGGAAAACCGATCTCATGCTGTCGATCAGACGGAAATGCCTTGTCTCCTCGATACATGCATCCCGATTGTTCCGCGATTATGGTACCCGATCGAGATCCCGTCTATGGCCAACATTACGTACGATGCATGAATTACGTGCGATCGTTGCCGGTCCTTAAGTCAGATTGTACTTTCGGGCCTATAGAACAG ATGAATCAAGCGAGTCATTTCTTGGATGGTTCTACGATCTATGGTTCTACGTTGAAGAAATCTCGCGAGCTTCGTGAGTTCGAAGGAGGTCGGCTGCGCGTTCACAGGGGCAACGACCACGATTTCTTGCCAATTGCCGAAGACTCTTCAGAATGCAAGGATGGGTGTTACGATTCTG GTGATAATCGTGTAAATACGCATCCACAACTTGCTGCGATACACACTATCTGGCACCGTGAACACAACAGAATCGCCAAAAAACTCGCCGAGTTGAATCCTCACTGGTCGGACGAGACGCTGTATCAGGAAGCCAGACGTATAGTAATTGCTGAAATTCAGCATATCACGTATAAAGAGTGGCTGCCGATATTACTGGGCAAGAGGTACACTCGGGCGATTGGTCTCGCCATTGGAAATAGCTACAGCCGTAACTACAACTCCGAGGATGAGCCAGCAGTCAGTAACGAAGTCGCGACAGCAGCTTTGCGTTTTATGAATTCCTTGTTGCAAGGAAAGATCAG CTTGACAGACAATAAACGGCAGATCAACAAAACAGTTTCATTGgcggaatatttttataaaccaAATATAATCGAGTCGCATGAAATATTCGATGGTTTACTGCGTGGTATGGCTACTCAGACTAGTCAGAAGATGGATATTAGCATAATTGAAGAC ATAACAAGTAAACTGTTCGCTACAAATCAGGACAGCCTAGGTTTAGATGCTATCAGCTTGGATATTCAGCGTGGCCGTGATCACGGTTTACCCGGATATAATCATTATCGCAAATATTGCGGCCTTCCAGCTGCGAAGAGTTTCGATGATTTCCTAGATTACATTCCAATGGAG ATGACGAAGAAATTGCGTACAATTTACGCCCATCCAGATGACGTTGATCTTATCATTGGGGGTATGGCTGAGAGACCAACGGAAGACGGGTTATTAGGTCTAACTTTCCGTTGTTTGATCTCCGAACAATTTTCCAGAACTCGTCGCACCGACAGATATTTCTACGATTCTGCAAATCAGCCACAACCTTTCACAGTTG AACAATTGGCAGAAATACGCAATGTAACATTAGCAAGAATATTTTGCGATAATGGTAACAACATCACAGAAATGCAACCGAATGTATTCCTCCGACCACAAGCAGG AAACGAGTTGCGATCCTGTACGATGTTTGAAGCGATCCCCAGCGTGGACTTATTTGCCTGGGCAGAAAGAGCCAAGGCTTATCGTTGA
- the LOC132914247 gene encoding peroxidase-like isoform X3: MFLVVPADNNRWAYTMHGLEKPMDHVSAGGLMAGSVATLAILWVSLQTMGFLGNSHAIGAYKLPMSVQNYLASYTGLPMSNDPYEGGVVDTGRFHNRRYPHIDEAVLNNSITFAQSLIDRMSTLERNIANAGVELMAHTPAGKQFLDSYPSEDAFERGLDAIVAMKASSYLLHQNCRRFGLEKDDCARYISTLSLQGTSLDSACPTLRQPICDLTAKYRSIDGACNNVENPSWGSAMTAYTRILFPQYFDGIQEPRRMGQMRKPLPGARSVSVALSTPNDQSDVSRTLTVVQWAQFIANDISHTPMRKMVSSGKPISCCRSDGNALSPRYMHPDCSAIMVPDRDPVYGQHYVRCMNYVRSLPVLKSDCTFGPIEQMNQASHFLDGSTIYGSTLKKSRELREFEGGRLRVHRGNDHDFLPIAEDSSECKDGCYDSGDNRVNTHPQLAAIHTIWHREHNRIAKKLAELNPHWSDETLYQEARRIVIAEIQHITYKEWLPILLGKRYTRAIGLAIGNSYSRNYNSEDEPAVSNEVATAALRFMNSLLQGKISLTDNKRQINKTVSLAEYFYKPNIIESHEIFDGLLRGMATQTSQKMDISIIEDITSKLFATNQDSLGLDAISLDIQRGRDHGLPGYNHYRKYCGLPAAKSFDDFLDYIPMEMTKKLRTIYAHPDDVDLIIGGMAERPTEDGLLGLTFRCLISEQFSRTRRTDRYFYDSANQPQPFTVEQLAEIRNVTLARIFCDNGNNITEMQPNVFLRPQAGNELRSCTMFEAIPSVDLFAWAERAKAYR; encoded by the exons GTTTGCCGATGTCGAACGACCCTTACGAGGGCGGCGTCGTAGACACAGGTCGTTTCCATAATCGACGTTACCCTCACATTGACGAGGCGGTCTTGAACAACTCGATCACTTTCGCGCAAAGCTTGATCGATCGTATGAGCACCCTCGAAAGGAATATCGCGAATGCTGGCGTCGAATTGATGGCTCACACGCCGGCTGGAAAACAATTCCTTGATTCATATCCTTCCGAGGATGCTTTCGAGAGAGGCCTCGACGCCATTGTGGCGATGAAAGCTTCGTCCTATCTCCTTCATCAGAACTGTCGCAG ATTTGGTTTGGAGAAAGATGATTGCGCTCGTTATATATCAACGTTGTCGCTCCAGGGGACTTCGTTGGACTCGGCTTGTCCGACGTTGCGACAACCGATTTGCGATCTCACGGCCAAGTACCGAAGCATCGACGGTGCTTGCAACAACGTCGAAAATCCAAGCTGGGGTAGTGCGATGACCGCGTACACCAGAATTCTCTTCCCCCAATATTTTGATG GAATTCAAGAACCGAGACGCATGGGACAAATGAGAAAGCCGCTGCCAGGTGCCAGAAGCGTAAGCGTGGCTTTATCGACACCCAACGATCAATCGGATGTCAGCAGAACGTTGACGGTAGTGCAATGGGCGCAATTTATCGCGAATGATATTTCGCATACTCCAATGCGTAAGATGG TATCGTCGGGAAAACCGATCTCATGCTGTCGATCAGACGGAAATGCCTTGTCTCCTCGATACATGCATCCCGATTGTTCCGCGATTATGGTACCCGATCGAGATCCCGTCTATGGCCAACATTACGTACGATGCATGAATTACGTGCGATCGTTGCCGGTCCTTAAGTCAGATTGTACTTTCGGGCCTATAGAACAG ATGAATCAAGCGAGTCATTTCTTGGATGGTTCTACGATCTATGGTTCTACGTTGAAGAAATCTCGCGAGCTTCGTGAGTTCGAAGGAGGTCGGCTGCGCGTTCACAGGGGCAACGACCACGATTTCTTGCCAATTGCCGAAGACTCTTCAGAATGCAAGGATGGGTGTTACGATTCTG GTGATAATCGTGTAAATACGCATCCACAACTTGCTGCGATACACACTATCTGGCACCGTGAACACAACAGAATCGCCAAAAAACTCGCCGAGTTGAATCCTCACTGGTCGGACGAGACGCTGTATCAGGAAGCCAGACGTATAGTAATTGCTGAAATTCAGCATATCACGTATAAAGAGTGGCTGCCGATATTACTGGGCAAGAGGTACACTCGGGCGATTGGTCTCGCCATTGGAAATAGCTACAGCCGTAACTACAACTCCGAGGATGAGCCAGCAGTCAGTAACGAAGTCGCGACAGCAGCTTTGCGTTTTATGAATTCCTTGTTGCAAGGAAAGATCAG CTTGACAGACAATAAACGGCAGATCAACAAAACAGTTTCATTGgcggaatatttttataaaccaAATATAATCGAGTCGCATGAAATATTCGATGGTTTACTGCGTGGTATGGCTACTCAGACTAGTCAGAAGATGGATATTAGCATAATTGAAGAC ATAACAAGTAAACTGTTCGCTACAAATCAGGACAGCCTAGGTTTAGATGCTATCAGCTTGGATATTCAGCGTGGCCGTGATCACGGTTTACCCGGATATAATCATTATCGCAAATATTGCGGCCTTCCAGCTGCGAAGAGTTTCGATGATTTCCTAGATTACATTCCAATGGAG ATGACGAAGAAATTGCGTACAATTTACGCCCATCCAGATGACGTTGATCTTATCATTGGGGGTATGGCTGAGAGACCAACGGAAGACGGGTTATTAGGTCTAACTTTCCGTTGTTTGATCTCCGAACAATTTTCCAGAACTCGTCGCACCGACAGATATTTCTACGATTCTGCAAATCAGCCACAACCTTTCACAGTTG AACAATTGGCAGAAATACGCAATGTAACATTAGCAAGAATATTTTGCGATAATGGTAACAACATCACAGAAATGCAACCGAATGTATTCCTCCGACCACAAGCAGG AAACGAGTTGCGATCCTGTACGATGTTTGAAGCGATCCCCAGCGTGGACTTATTTGCCTGGGCAGAAAGAGCCAAGGCTTATCGTTGA
- the LOC132914247 gene encoding peroxidase-like isoform X1, whose product MFLVVPADNNRWAYTMHGLEKPMDHVSAGGLMAGSVATLAILWVSLQTMGFLGNSHAIGAYKLPMSVQNYLASYTGILSGLPMSNDPYEGGVVDTGRFHNRRYPHIDEAVLNNSITFAQSLIDRMSTLERNIANAGVELMAHTPAGKQFLDSYPSEDAFERGLDAIVAMKASSYLLHQNCRRFGLEKDDCARYISTLSLQGTSLDSACPTLRQPICDLTAKYRSIDGACNNVENPSWGSAMTAYTRILFPQYFDGIQEPRRMGQMRKPLPGARSVSVALSTPNDQSDVSRTLTVVQWAQFIANDISHTPMRKMVSSGKPISCCRSDGNALSPRYMHPDCSAIMVPDRDPVYGQHYVRCMNYVRSLPVLKSDCTFGPIEQMNQASHFLDGSTIYGSTLKKSRELREFEGGRLRVHRGNDHDFLPIAEDSSECKDGCYDSGDNRVNTHPQLAAIHTIWHREHNRIAKKLAELNPHWSDETLYQEARRIVIAEIQHITYKEWLPILLGKRYTRAIGLAIGNSYSRNYNSEDEPAVSNEVATAALRFMNSLLQGKISLTDNKRQINKTVSLAEYFYKPNIIESHEIFDGLLRGMATQTSQKMDISIIEDITSKLFATNQDSLGLDAISLDIQRGRDHGLPGYNHYRKYCGLPAAKSFDDFLDYIPMEMTKKLRTIYAHPDDVDLIIGGMAERPTEDGLLGLTFRCLISEQFSRTRRTDRYFYDSANQPQPFTVEQLAEIRNVTLARIFCDNGNNITEMQPNVFLRPQAGNELRSCTMFEAIPSVDLFAWAERAKAYR is encoded by the exons GTATCCTTTCAGGTTTGCCGATGTCGAACGACCCTTACGAGGGCGGCGTCGTAGACACAGGTCGTTTCCATAATCGACGTTACCCTCACATTGACGAGGCGGTCTTGAACAACTCGATCACTTTCGCGCAAAGCTTGATCGATCGTATGAGCACCCTCGAAAGGAATATCGCGAATGCTGGCGTCGAATTGATGGCTCACACGCCGGCTGGAAAACAATTCCTTGATTCATATCCTTCCGAGGATGCTTTCGAGAGAGGCCTCGACGCCATTGTGGCGATGAAAGCTTCGTCCTATCTCCTTCATCAGAACTGTCGCAG ATTTGGTTTGGAGAAAGATGATTGCGCTCGTTATATATCAACGTTGTCGCTCCAGGGGACTTCGTTGGACTCGGCTTGTCCGACGTTGCGACAACCGATTTGCGATCTCACGGCCAAGTACCGAAGCATCGACGGTGCTTGCAACAACGTCGAAAATCCAAGCTGGGGTAGTGCGATGACCGCGTACACCAGAATTCTCTTCCCCCAATATTTTGATG GAATTCAAGAACCGAGACGCATGGGACAAATGAGAAAGCCGCTGCCAGGTGCCAGAAGCGTAAGCGTGGCTTTATCGACACCCAACGATCAATCGGATGTCAGCAGAACGTTGACGGTAGTGCAATGGGCGCAATTTATCGCGAATGATATTTCGCATACTCCAATGCGTAAGATGG TATCGTCGGGAAAACCGATCTCATGCTGTCGATCAGACGGAAATGCCTTGTCTCCTCGATACATGCATCCCGATTGTTCCGCGATTATGGTACCCGATCGAGATCCCGTCTATGGCCAACATTACGTACGATGCATGAATTACGTGCGATCGTTGCCGGTCCTTAAGTCAGATTGTACTTTCGGGCCTATAGAACAG ATGAATCAAGCGAGTCATTTCTTGGATGGTTCTACGATCTATGGTTCTACGTTGAAGAAATCTCGCGAGCTTCGTGAGTTCGAAGGAGGTCGGCTGCGCGTTCACAGGGGCAACGACCACGATTTCTTGCCAATTGCCGAAGACTCTTCAGAATGCAAGGATGGGTGTTACGATTCTG GTGATAATCGTGTAAATACGCATCCACAACTTGCTGCGATACACACTATCTGGCACCGTGAACACAACAGAATCGCCAAAAAACTCGCCGAGTTGAATCCTCACTGGTCGGACGAGACGCTGTATCAGGAAGCCAGACGTATAGTAATTGCTGAAATTCAGCATATCACGTATAAAGAGTGGCTGCCGATATTACTGGGCAAGAGGTACACTCGGGCGATTGGTCTCGCCATTGGAAATAGCTACAGCCGTAACTACAACTCCGAGGATGAGCCAGCAGTCAGTAACGAAGTCGCGACAGCAGCTTTGCGTTTTATGAATTCCTTGTTGCAAGGAAAGATCAG CTTGACAGACAATAAACGGCAGATCAACAAAACAGTTTCATTGgcggaatatttttataaaccaAATATAATCGAGTCGCATGAAATATTCGATGGTTTACTGCGTGGTATGGCTACTCAGACTAGTCAGAAGATGGATATTAGCATAATTGAAGAC ATAACAAGTAAACTGTTCGCTACAAATCAGGACAGCCTAGGTTTAGATGCTATCAGCTTGGATATTCAGCGTGGCCGTGATCACGGTTTACCCGGATATAATCATTATCGCAAATATTGCGGCCTTCCAGCTGCGAAGAGTTTCGATGATTTCCTAGATTACATTCCAATGGAG ATGACGAAGAAATTGCGTACAATTTACGCCCATCCAGATGACGTTGATCTTATCATTGGGGGTATGGCTGAGAGACCAACGGAAGACGGGTTATTAGGTCTAACTTTCCGTTGTTTGATCTCCGAACAATTTTCCAGAACTCGTCGCACCGACAGATATTTCTACGATTCTGCAAATCAGCCACAACCTTTCACAGTTG AACAATTGGCAGAAATACGCAATGTAACATTAGCAAGAATATTTTGCGATAATGGTAACAACATCACAGAAATGCAACCGAATGTATTCCTCCGACCACAAGCAGG AAACGAGTTGCGATCCTGTACGATGTTTGAAGCGATCCCCAGCGTGGACTTATTTGCCTGGGCAGAAAGAGCCAAGGCTTATCGTTGA